From one Longimicrobiaceae bacterium genomic stretch:
- a CDS encoding BON domain-containing protein, whose amino-acid sequence MLKRTARAPWRGAGRGRGALLACVLAATAGCGVLGRSRTVRLDPVEVTRIQREVEARLVAEPVIDAAQIRVEVLGGGTVALHGPVNGFGALQCAIANASLVRGVENVVDFMVLRPGPSTVRCLAPRSLSAVPPAPSPSPEA is encoded by the coding sequence ATGCTGAAACGTACGGCGAGAGCGCCGTGGAGGGGAGCGGGGCGCGGGAGAGGGGCGCTGCTGGCCTGCGTGCTCGCCGCCACCGCAGGGTGCGGGGTGCTGGGGCGGAGCCGCACGGTGCGGCTGGACCCGGTGGAGGTGACGAGGATCCAGAGGGAGGTGGAGGCCCGTCTCGTCGCGGAGCCAGTGATCGACGCGGCGCAGATCCGGGTGGAGGTGCTGGGTGGGGGCACCGTCGCGCTGCACGGCCCGGTGAACGGCTTCGGGGCTCTGCAGTGCGCCATCGCCAACGCCAGCCTGGTCCGGGGGGTGGAGAACGTGGTCGACTTCATGGTCCTCCGTCCCGGGCCGAGCACCGTCCGCTGCCTGGCGCCGAGGTCGCTCTCCGCCGTCCCACCGGCGCCGTCTCCCTCTCCGGAGGCGTGA